One genomic window of Solanum stenotomum isolate F172 chromosome 9, ASM1918654v1, whole genome shotgun sequence includes the following:
- the LOC125877205 gene encoding photosystem II repair protein PSB27-H1, chloroplastic-like, translating into MASPTLITPSTSTPKSLITPIRSKLISSVTTTTTTLRRREFLSLSAGILSPSLLLPATSAFAATDEEYVKEASEVIQKVRSTLNMDKGDPNIADSVAELREASNYWVAKYRREKALLGRASFRDIYSALNAVSGHYVSFGPTTPIPAKRKVRILEEMDTAEKALQRGR; encoded by the coding sequence atggCTTCTCCAACCCTAATCACCCCATCCACATCAACCCCCAAATCCCTCATCACTCCAATCCGATCAAAACTCATCTCCTCcgtcaccaccaccaccaccaccctcCGCCGCCGCGAATTCCTCTCTCTGTCAGCCGGAATCCTCTCTCCATCCCTTCTCCTTCCCGCTACGTCAGCATTCGCGGCTACCGACGAGGAATACGTGAAGGAAGCATCGGAAGTGATACAGAAGGTGAGATCTACGTTGAATATGGATAAAGGAGATCCGAACATAGCTGATTCAGTTGCTGAGTTAAGAGAAGCGTCGAATTACTGGGTTGCTAAGTACAGAAGAGAGAAGGCTTTGTTGGGTCGGGCTTCGTTTCGTGATATATATTCGGCACTCAATGCTGTTTCTGGCCATTATGTTAGTTTCGGGCCGACTACGCCCATTCCGGCGAAGAGAAAGGTCAGAATCTTGGAAGAAATGGATACTGCTGAGAAGGCTTTACAGAGAGGAAGATAA